The DNA segment atgtattagGTACAAACTCTACTATAAAGAAatggcaattttattttatgtcgtTGCAGACGTCTaacttattaagtaaaaaataaaaaaaaattatagagttACCGTTTGCAGTCGTTCTGCGCCTGACATACTTCTGAAGTAAGTCATACTAAACAATTTTACCAATATACTTTGAttgttatcatttattataacattaagatCAACTTTTGGgtgttttataaaagtattaaagagatccaaatttttattcattgctAAATCTATAGCCGATCGACCTTTAAATTGAGCTGTCGGATCGCAATTGTATTCCAGTAATAGCTCCAGTAATTGGCGACGAATCTGGTTTGACATTCATAAATGTTGATaatggttttaaaattaatataatattgtaacgcACATCTTTCGCTATGAATATTATAGTACCCattgtatatgttatatgttgAGTATCAACCTCGTCCGACGACGACCAAACAAGACACAGTTCTGTTCATCGTTCATCTGATTCGTCGTCGggcaatataaaaaagatataatataaaatggataaagtaatatatcgaaactatttttagtaaatttcgTCTTTACTTACATCTTCTTCGTTATTGTtatcagttttttttgttatcacaACGTGAAGCAGTGTAGGACCCGGTATTACTTCATGTGAATTTGTGGGATCCTTTGATTCTTGCATGTAAACAAGCCTATGATTTACATCCGCACCTTTTTCTAATAGCACACCGATCATTTCAAGGTTAGATTGAGAGATAGGTCGAGACATAAGCACGTCTAGACAGGTATAATCgagtaactaaaaataataataataaatataagtttcgtttttttttacttacctacctaccttataccttattttatttgatgacTAATGCAGTTACTTGTGGGTAAGTTTCATGGATATTCGCACCATAATGTACTAAATGACGCAGTAAATCAGGACAGTTAGAAGTAACAGCTATAAACAGAGCCGGTTGAGGACATCGTACAGAATTAGGATCAGCACCATCTGACAGTAATTGAAGAATAGAACACATGATTTTCgataacctaaaaaaaataacgtcatgaatatcatttcatttaaaatatttgtttaaataacacTTTTACTTATACATACGTATCTATTTTTAGTCTTTCAGTGCTATCTATTGATACcttttctttttcatttgtATCCCACATGGCTTCCTTGCTAGTTTTAATCGTTTCCTTTATAACCTTAGATGGTACTTTTTTTGGGACCTTTTCAGCTTTCTTTGGATCATCTTCATTAGCTTCGATTTCCTTAAGCATATCATTGATGTCAAACAAATAGGGATTAACATTCGCCCCAATTGGTAGTGCAATTGAATCGGTTACTTTAATACAATATTCGCGACTAATATCAGTATACAATCTTAATTCTTCTGAATACGGCTCATCATCAGGATCAAATATTTTAGGCTGGGGATCAGTTTTTTTCTTTGTTGACGATTGATCCTTTAAAGATAGTaacgattttattttctttgaacTCATATTTCTTGCTATTTTGCTTGGAATTTTGGTCAAAGTGCCACCTGCACTTGTGGATAGTGGATCCCGTATTAAATTCCATTCTAAAACATTCTGATCGACTGGAGCTACAAAcccaaaatatatctaatatatttctttaataatagttttaacagTATAATGGCAAAAAATAAGCTGTTGCATAATTAAATCTTGAccatctttaaaattaatataatttatttattaaagttaaatttaatgttaattaaattttaaactttttttcaatataaaatgtcgAGCATtcttcgataaataaataaaacctattaatttaatataggaagtatttttagatataatattacgtGGTGTTGCAGCTGGCGGCAATACAGCAGAAAGTATTCCATTTGAAGCGATATCATTTCGAGCACAGGTATATCGCGTCAACGCTATAGCTAGCGGAGTGCAGCAGTTGTCGTTATAAAAGTCAACATTAGCTCCAGCAACAAcgagaaaatatataatgtcagGATGATCCCCACacttaaatacacatatataaaaaacacaagttaaagttatttaatgttaaagttattattataagatggaCTCTTACTATATCTCTCATACTTTTGAGACATTTCTTAAATTTACTGAATAGATTTTTATTGTTGTACAATATAACACACATTTAAAGAACTCAATGCAAAAAGATGgtcacacaaaaaaaaaaacacttacaaCAGCGTACATAATAGCGGAATTTCCTCGACTATCACATACATCAggattaatttttttctcattaatgAGCTTAGCCACATCTGCAATATAACCTAAGTAACAAGCCATGAGCAAGATTctgtaataaacatttatgaatcatcattttaaattcttaaaccaGAAGGCGAGGATGttgaattattgtatattatttcacTTTTTATAACGTATATGTTTGAACTAAATAACGTGTAATTTTGTGCAAACTATTTTAGAgaaatacacaaattaaaatgaaactcattatatcaataaatttatcttatataaaataattgaatgtttAGAATAATATGGTAAGTAGCTATGGATATGTAGGTGCAATTTTAAGATACGGCATAACATTATGGTGAaacttttcttatataaataaggtgCTATTGGCACAAAAGCGATGCATCAGAAGTATATAAGTATCTTATGTAATCTCGCTTGTACCATGCAGACCCCTTTTTAAAAGGTTGAAAATACTGACCATCCcttgtttatacatatataaaacgtCTATGTCAAAATGCATCCAGGGAAATTTGCTACTTTTGTACACGAAAGTAATTTTAACTCTCGATTCTCTGACAGATTAAAATGTGAACATTCTCTGACAGAATGAAATGTTTGCAAAGTGAACTAAATTATGCAGTGCGAACTTTTATTTTATGgctgtaaacatttttaataagttgCCAAATGACATCAAGCaatacaaaaacttaaatttaaacaaaaactaagcaTTGGCTAATTAGCGCAtgttactataatttaaaagaataatttaaataggaaagtacaataagtttttaaattcttaaacaattaaattagttGTAAATGAttggaattttaaaatactatttattaatgtaaattttctagattattttatgacatattaatatattaaaataaggtaGTCTGATATgtgcataatttttttcaagtatacatatatgtgacATTTGCATACCATCTTATGGTTATTGTGACAGTAATTTAACCATAATGAAATCAAAAATGTACCTACAGCTTGgcaaataaacaatttgaatTTAACAATAGTGTTATTTTCGTAATGACATAACATGTATAAACCTGCATAATAGCTCTTGAGATCCAGCTGGTTTAAATTGGGTTCTTGGCCCAGACAAAACAGACGTTAGGTCAAATATCAATGGGTTCCTTTGTTTATCATGCTTGTAACTGTGcttcattatatttatcatcacaCAATTATTATTCCAAGCGTAGTAAGTTTCAGCTTCTTCGTCTCTGTTCTGGTCACGaaaatacataatgaaataaggaatctaaatattaaaatatgcacTTTTGTAGCATTTATCGcattattaagaattaaatacaTATCATACATACAATCAGGCTCGTGAGCCAAAATTGTCTAGTGGATAGTATCTTAACAGAAGTTTTCGGACAACAAACTgcataatttgtaaaacatcatgaggaatcctgtatgtattttacaaaactacatcacgtcatcatcatcaattaTTATCTTAACATAATGTTAATACCTTTAAAGGACATTCACGAGTTTTTACGTAgactgatattatattataaacatatttataaatattattataaatgatttcttAACTATATTATCTGAACTTTTATCCCATTTATGAAGTGTAGAAATCTTTCCatcgtaatatttttgatttaaatagtCGATATAGCAAAGTGGGCTGCGTATATCCGTGCAGCGCTTGGGATACACTTTCCTCCATCTTTCAACAGCAACACGTGGGTCAGCACCACATTGTTTGAGTAGTTCTATAGCGCTGTTTACTTCGCCTACCTATGGACAGGTGGTAAGTAGAAGATAATGAATATTTAgatacatatgaaattaaatgttaCCTACAAATTATGATAATCATGATGTCCTTCTGACTAATTACGGTCGTGGCGGCTAatcttgtatattatttagcagtagaagatttatataataacacaagTGCACTATTTAGTCCTTCATTCTCAGTCTGATGGAACAGCAAAGCCAAATGATCGAAAACACTTTTCATGCTTTTTGAGGTACAAGAGTTTAAACACTGTCAAATTTTATGCTGCTAATAAAAGATTATGTACAGAATAATCCACTAAGTTTTTATCGCCCTGAACTGGGGATTAAACCCAGGGATTCAGGAACTACAATCGTAATTAATCTGGCCTAGCGAGGCACTTGTTTTTCACCTAAACaagtaattaaatgataataatgatgtGTCTGTCTTACGATACTATATATAGACAATAAAAGTGactcgtatatatgtatattcacatattatatcaattttaatataagtttattctacttattcgaataggaaggcttgTCACTAACAGTTTCAACTTTTGACGTCAATATAATTCTATGCGACTCCACTAAAGTCCGACCACTGCTGATGGACATAAAATCTGGTACAATACTAGGCGCTGATGGCCGCCAAGCCAACCTCACGAGCTGGGATCCTCGCCAGAGACCTACATTATCATGCAAGTCAGCTTCACTTTCGACACCGGGACCCCATCGaatgttataaagaaataaaccctgttaataaaaaataaatgtaggtatagattaatatttttatgtacgtgTTTATGTGTATCTATGTGTGTGAATatcgtatataaatatagttaggtACATTAGATTTACTTCAAACTACAGAATACAGATACAGATTTTTAACAATGTAACACTTAGAAGTCAtatgttgtaataattattacttatggtaattattaatgtttattaaatattaataaatgtgacTTCGATTATCTGCATATGTCGATATTTAATTCTGGCAGCCATTAATCTCCTTgatgttttttatatctttaatgaCATCAATGCAGTAATTTTCCATGCGGTAAATACCTTTTTTCATTCAACAATttgtaattacattatacaGATGAAAACGAAATAATTACTGTAAAAGTTTTTCCATTAGGATACGACATGGTCCCGTAGCCGTGAAATTGGTTGCAATAAAAGTGTCCTTCATATGTCACGGCATTTTCGACGGCCTTTTCGGGTCCACGATATCGACAATAATAATCCCCGATACCATGCATAGTATCACGAACAAAATGTCCTTCATACCACTCTAAAGactaaatcaaattaaactaaatttaaaatattcgttatAGTATCTGCGAATAAATCAAATGTTAATAAAGGTCGACTGAAGTCGATGAATCAAATGTTGTTAGATGAGATAGAACAACTCacatatttaatagtttacattaaaatcaaaacaaaataacatttcattaataccacaacaaaataataagaattaaacagacaatttaatattaaacaaacaaacaaacaaatatgcgATACTAACTTAACTTATTTGTACGTATAAAATATGGATTTTATCCCGTgctctttttaattaatgatctatTACTTATCCCAACGTTTTCTTTCATTTGAATATAAGAAATAGTTACTGTgagttatctatataatataataaaagggaATCTGCCAAAATCTATCATAGAAAGTTTTTGTTTCTGTTATTGTTTTGGCAGCATTCAAACGCGGTCGGACTGATTATTTtccactattattattatttttatactagtaTTTTATGGtatatctcaaaaaatatgCAACACATTAGTTATATGTAGCCAAATGTCCGCAATGGAACTAATTATTTACAGTATTGCGTGAATTCGTAACCAAGAaacaaacaaagtttataatattaatatgatttttacttAAACTACGACCAAAACTTTTACAAAACACAATTTGAGAGTACTTTTACTTGATACCTCTTGATTATAGACAATTTTCTCATCTTAAATGGTTTGTAATTTTACTATAGTAAGCTATATTAAATTACGCATATTTACTTTAGCTCCAGACCAGTGATTTTCTCCTTTGCCATGTTTTCTACTTTCATTGTCTTTATTccctatataatattgttgataATCTCGCGTGtccatttttagtttaaataagtgTCAAAAAGTAAATTTCCCtaaatgtgaaatatatatacattaaattatctctcataaaattagtattttctAATTGTagcaattacatttatattgaaatatgtacaaaaatgttgAAATGACTACCTTTAAAAAAGATTGTTATTGACAATAActgaaaaggttttatatttttttaaattttcagttgtagatgaaatttaaattcatgACAGGCTTATCACAAGATCtcagaaataatataatcctTTCGTGACATAGACACGGTAATGATGGTGACGTAGACTACTCACTAAGAACGGCTTTtgcgcaaatcctatccaaaataaaattttcatgatCTGAAATTTAGAGCATAAATtttcaactaaattaaaaaattaaaggggttatttgaatatatatataaattaaaggggaaaataaattaaaggggATATTATGAAGTCGGGACAGGCAGCTAGTATATCAGAAAGTTATAGTTTGATGTCTTTAATAGCAAGGAGCTTCCTGTGGAACACTTGGTTATCACGTGATACgattgtatataatatcatcccccatcaataaaataataacccaTTCATATGGGTAAAATAGATTACAGCGTAGGCCGCTCGAATTTTggactaattttcttttaaaaggaaatattaaaaattctgttACCGCTTTGAGATTGAATCTCAAAGTAAGAAAAttagtttttcttaattatacgTAATTAAAACAGCTGTCAATAGGTGTCGTATATGGCACagtcaaagataaaaaaatagatataaacttttaaaaaatcgaTAGAAACACAACGATATATTATATGCTAATAAAGTAACTAGATCAGAATTGTATTCTAAAAGTTACATTGTGACTGTGCTCACATGCAAATTGCTTGTTAATATGTACATGTAAAATTTCTTCAttctataaatacaaaattagcaAATgtctataataaaagaaaaataataaaattttatagtattcgtatgtatattgttttaattgtaatagtatatagcatagtaaatataaaatataaaaacttttttgtcaATCTTAGTTTTCTTTCTTCTTTATATCATCAAATTGCAGACCctctcaattaattaaattgtaatgtttATGTTCCATACAACTACTGCTTAAACTAAATTAACAACAATTACATCGCCAACAATTTTTCTTTGC comes from the Nymphalis io chromosome 1, ilAglIoxx1.1, whole genome shotgun sequence genome and includes:
- the LOC126781752 gene encoding LOW QUALITY PROTEIN: ankyrin repeat and MYND domain-containing protein 1-like (The sequence of the model RefSeq protein was modified relative to this genomic sequence to represent the inferred CDS: substituted 1 base at 1 genomic stop codon) codes for the protein MDTRDYQQYYIGNKDNESRKHGKGENHWSGAKSLEWYEGHFVRDTMHGIGDYYCRYRGPEKAVENAVTYEGHFYCNQFHGYGTMSYPNGKTFTGLFLYNIRWGPGVESEADLHDNVGLWRGSQLVRLAWRPSAPSIVPDFMSISSGRTLVESHRIILTSKVETVGEVNSAIELLKQCGADPRVAVERWRKVYPKRCTDIRSPLCYIDYLNQKYYDGKISTLHKWDKSSDNINRDEEAETYYAWNNNCVMINIMKHSYKHDKQRNPLIFDLTSVLSGPRTQFKPAGSQELLCRILLMACYLGYIADVAKLINEKKINPDVCDSRGNSAIMYAVCGDHPDIIYFLVVAGANVDFYNDNCCTPLAIALTRYTCARNDIASNGILSAVLPPAATPPPVDQNVLEWNLIRDPLSTSAGGTLTKIPSKIARNMSSKKIKSLLSLKDQSSTKKKTDPQPKIFDPDDEPYSEELRLYTDISREYCIKVTDSIALPIGANVNPYLFDINDMLKEIEANEDDPKKAEKVPKKVPSKVIKETIKTSKEAMWDTNEKEKVSIDSTERLKIDTLSKIMCSILQLLSDGADPNSVRCPQPALFIAVTSNCPDLLRHLVHYGANIHETYPQLLDYTCLDVLMSRPISQSNLEMIGVLLEKGADVNHRLVYMQESKDPTNSHEVIPGPTLLHVVITKKTDNNNEEDIRRQLLELLLEYNCDPTAQFKGRSAIDLAMNKNLDLFNTFIKHPKVDLNVIINDNNQSILVKLFSMTYFRSMSGAERLQTLTNLLLFGADPLIKCQNGEIVYQNIFIFTKQTLSEVDNNTQKFIXAAKQDFKGKKPDKPKKDDKLSTKSIGRNTTDEVDDYKQATDLMTDCARLIYIRWLQAKLMKELIVVITKYRHRHWNIITKELNTNIYGLWLTPQRCLEIWDILSNTKKKIYNDKRILRHLVCIVIFMSWNNYGQKHINENRVQTLTASIRDVIESDATHLLRQHNARRKLSLELVVETVNRSYVKPELVTDKKKFNVCFECIQPLNENKVSCSWCQLISFCSIECIRTNINRRDCHPCSDYIKEKYYSNFNEDVNVKSEDILKNSHI